In Litorimonas taeanensis, one DNA window encodes the following:
- a CDS encoding M16 family metallopeptidase produces MTLSFKHVGLLLAPLALIACDQSPSTTDTPSSESSALPTLEFEKITLDNGLDVIFHVDRSDPVVAIDLAVHVGSGREKPGMTGFAHLFEHLLFLDSENLGYGGLDEMNTRIGGEGTNGFTTNDMTQYFQAVPKDGLEKIIWAEADKLGWFINTVNQNVIDREKQVVKNEKRQRVDNQAYGHNLYVIGKAIYPVGHPYNHQVIGSLEDLENASLEDTKNFFADWYRPDNVTVTIAGDFEMDEAKAMVEKYFGEIPASEPTPKTQAEPASLSATKKVNHEDNFATVPQLTIAWPAVPEYHPDAYALNILLNYLTDGKRAPLNEVLVDEQQLTTRVDGFNYTKELAGELYLFVSPKAGEDTDALMPAIWEGFARFESNGIPTEALERIKTQAEVGVYDEVQSALGKAIALGEYNVFKGDPAFFTTDIERLRAVSADDVMDVYQRYIKDKHYVATSFVPKGAIELGLEGAEKAVVVEEVVVQGAEKDVPYDPSARVFEPTPSSFDRTVEPEFGASYTLPSPTIWHGTGENGLTMVGIQSDEVPLIEFSLDFDAGKIRAPLSTPGVAALTGDMLTKGAGELDTAAFEEALGAIGSELSVSTGDQITTIRGKTLARNLPKTVALLKAMINAPKFDTQEFETLKESYAQNAVAQLANPNFIASREALKLRYTEATPLSIAGSGTEAQVRAITLDDVKAFYAKHYDLSTATLNIVGSFKTDEVQNVFGSLSDPVETPVAALSLPKLAPVEKTEIYFYDIPEAKQSVIRMERPALAMTDPAYAELEALNFPLGGIYTSKLNTTLRVDKGYTYGIRSFASGNETQGQFGVSTSVRTNATKESIELIDSILESHSQDMGAEELDETKEALLRGQALKNETLGDKLRLVQSISRNGLPDDNQSKGMERVKAMDLEAAKALMATHIRPDAMRIIVVGDASSQAERLNALGFGAPILLRK; encoded by the coding sequence ATGACGCTTTCTTTTAAACATGTTGGGCTGTTACTTGCCCCCCTAGCCCTCATCGCCTGCGATCAGAGCCCCTCAACAACGGACACCCCATCGAGCGAATCCTCTGCCCTACCGACTTTGGAGTTTGAAAAAATCACCTTGGATAACGGGCTCGATGTGATTTTTCATGTCGATCGCTCCGATCCTGTCGTCGCTATTGACCTTGCTGTGCATGTCGGCTCAGGACGTGAAAAGCCTGGCATGACTGGTTTTGCCCATCTCTTTGAACATCTCCTTTTTCTGGATTCCGAAAACCTTGGTTATGGCGGTCTTGATGAAATGAATACGCGTATTGGCGGAGAAGGTACAAATGGCTTCACCACCAATGATATGACACAATATTTCCAAGCTGTTCCCAAGGATGGATTAGAAAAAATTATATGGGCCGAAGCCGATAAGCTGGGATGGTTCATCAATACCGTCAATCAAAACGTCATCGACCGCGAGAAACAGGTCGTTAAAAATGAAAAACGCCAACGCGTCGATAACCAAGCCTATGGCCACAATCTCTATGTGATTGGCAAAGCGATTTATCCTGTTGGGCACCCTTATAATCACCAAGTTATCGGGTCCTTAGAAGACCTTGAAAATGCTTCTCTTGAAGACACTAAAAACTTCTTCGCTGATTGGTATCGTCCTGACAATGTCACCGTCACGATTGCAGGTGACTTTGAGATGGACGAAGCCAAGGCAATGGTTGAAAAATATTTCGGCGAAATTCCGGCTTCGGAACCAACGCCCAAAACACAAGCCGAACCCGCTAGCCTGTCCGCGACCAAAAAAGTCAATCATGAAGATAATTTCGCAACCGTTCCGCAATTGACTATCGCTTGGCCTGCCGTCCCTGAATATCACCCAGACGCTTATGCCCTTAACATTCTTCTAAACTACCTTACTGATGGCAAACGCGCGCCCTTGAATGAAGTCTTGGTTGATGAACAGCAACTCACCACACGTGTTGATGGCTTTAATTATACGAAAGAATTAGCCGGTGAGCTTTACCTGTTTGTGTCCCCAAAAGCAGGAGAAGACACTGATGCGCTAATGCCAGCGATTTGGGAAGGTTTTGCTCGGTTTGAAAGCAATGGTATTCCAACAGAAGCCCTCGAACGTATCAAAACCCAAGCTGAGGTCGGCGTGTATGACGAAGTACAAAGCGCACTCGGCAAGGCTATTGCCCTTGGTGAATATAATGTCTTCAAAGGTGACCCAGCCTTTTTCACCACAGATATTGAACGCTTACGCGCTGTAAGCGCCGATGACGTCATGGATGTGTATCAACGCTATATCAAAGACAAACATTACGTTGCGACGAGTTTCGTTCCCAAAGGCGCAATAGAACTAGGCCTAGAAGGGGCTGAAAAAGCCGTTGTTGTCGAAGAAGTCGTAGTACAAGGCGCGGAAAAAGATGTGCCTTACGATCCATCGGCACGGGTTTTTGAGCCTACGCCATCTTCCTTTGACCGTACCGTTGAACCTGAATTTGGCGCAAGCTACACGCTACCCTCCCCCACAATTTGGCATGGAACGGGCGAAAATGGCCTTACAATGGTAGGGATTCAATCAGACGAAGTGCCTCTTATTGAGTTTTCTCTCGATTTCGACGCGGGGAAAATCAGAGCCCCCTTATCAACGCCCGGCGTAGCGGCTCTAACCGGGGATATGTTGACCAAAGGGGCAGGCGAATTAGACACAGCCGCTTTTGAAGAGGCCCTTGGCGCTATTGGTTCTGAGCTCTCGGTTTCGACAGGCGATCAAATCACAACCATTCGCGGGAAAACATTAGCGCGTAATTTACCGAAAACGGTGGCGCTTTTGAAGGCTATGATTAATGCCCCCAAATTCGACACTCAAGAATTTGAAACGCTAAAAGAAAGCTATGCTCAAAATGCGGTCGCCCAATTAGCGAACCCGAATTTTATCGCGAGCCGTGAAGCACTCAAATTACGATATACTGAGGCAACCCCTCTATCTATTGCAGGCTCAGGAACAGAAGCACAAGTCCGGGCTATTACTCTGGATGATGTGAAAGCGTTTTACGCGAAGCATTATGATTTATCGACGGCTACGTTAAATATCGTCGGAAGCTTCAAAACAGATGAAGTACAGAATGTGTTCGGCTCTTTATCAGATCCTGTCGAGACCCCAGTCGCCGCGCTGTCGCTCCCTAAACTGGCCCCTGTCGAAAAAACAGAAATCTATTTCTATGACATTCCAGAAGCCAAACAATCTGTCATTCGTATGGAGCGACCTGCACTGGCAATGACTGACCCTGCTTATGCAGAGCTAGAGGCGCTTAACTTCCCGCTTGGCGGCATTTACACCTCAAAGCTCAACACCACATTACGGGTGGATAAGGGCTATACATATGGCATTCGCTCTTTTGCTTCTGGTAATGAAACCCAAGGGCAATTTGGCGTCAGCACGTCAGTGCGCACCAATGCGACTAAAGAAAGTATTGAACTTATCGACAGCATTTTAGAGTCGCATAGCCAAGACATGGGCGCCGAAGAGTTAGACGAAACCAAGGAAGCCTTGTTACGGGGCCAAGCGCTTAAAAATGAAACGCTGGGTGATAAGCTCCGCCTTGTTCAATCCATTAGCCGAAATGGCCTGCCAGATGATAATCAATCTAAAGGTATGGAGCGTGTGAAAGCCATGGATCTTGAAGCCGCTAAAGCCCTTATGGCCACCCATATCCGCCCTGATGCCATGCGGATTATTGTCGTTGGCGATGCCTCTTCACAAGCTGAGCGATTAAACGCGCTAGGATTTGGCGCGCCTATATTGCTGCGTAAATAA
- a CDS encoding asparaginase domain-containing protein codes for MNSNLAILITGGTLDKIHDTLTESLIFGGGGKTRVQNILKTGRCDSPRLHVLMKMDSLDMTDEHRDIILKSVNATPEDRIVITHGTGSMELTAKYLDGKVEGKTVVLTGAMRPQSLGKSDAGFNVGGAIIAAQTLPNGVYGVMNGQVFNAQDIHKNTQSGRFDR; via the coding sequence ATGAATTCTAATCTTGCCATATTGATTACGGGCGGCACGCTCGACAAAATTCACGACACGCTGACAGAAAGTCTTATTTTTGGCGGTGGCGGCAAAACGCGGGTGCAAAACATACTCAAAACTGGACGCTGTGACAGTCCACGGCTGCATGTTCTGATGAAAATGGACAGCCTAGACATGACAGATGAGCATAGAGACATCATCTTGAAATCTGTAAATGCAACGCCTGAGGACCGCATTGTCATCACACACGGTACAGGCTCCATGGAGTTAACAGCCAAATATTTAGATGGCAAAGTAGAGGGTAAAACCGTTGTATTGACGGGGGCCATGCGTCCGCAATCCTTGGGAAAATCTGATGCTGGCTTCAATGTGGGCGGCGCCATTATTGCCGCTCAGACTCTACCTAATGGAGTTTATGGCGTGATGAACGGACAGGTGTTCAACGCCCAAGACATCCATAAAAATACGCAATCAGGGCGTTTTGACCGATAA
- the panD gene encoding aspartate 1-decarboxylase: MLLTMMKGKIHRATVTQADLHYEGSISIDQDLLDRAGILANEQVDILNITNGERFTTYAITAPRGSKTFGLNGAAARRVQLGDKIIIITYCQMEAEKARNYAPNVVLLDEDNEVILPPAH, encoded by the coding sequence ATGCTTTTAACGATGATGAAAGGCAAAATTCACCGAGCAACGGTGACACAAGCTGATCTACATTACGAAGGTTCGATTTCTATCGACCAAGACTTACTCGATCGCGCTGGTATTCTGGCGAATGAGCAGGTTGATATTTTAAATATCACAAATGGGGAGCGTTTTACGACTTATGCGATAACCGCGCCCCGTGGATCAAAAACTTTTGGTTTAAACGGTGCTGCCGCACGCCGCGTCCAGCTTGGTGATAAAATTATCATTATAACATATTGCCAAATGGAAGCTGAAAAGGCGCGTAATTACGCACCGAACGTCGTTTTATTGGATGAAGATAACGAAGTGATACTTCCGCCGGCGCATTAA
- a CDS encoding SIMPL domain-containing protein — protein sequence MKNWILGGAASLGMAACNSGGPTYITTGNANPPSIQVSATGAVSAAPDRATVTAGVVSEGKSAREAMQNNASFMTTVFDALETAGIEKKNIQTSQLSLQPRYDYSNRQAPKINGYEARNTLTVKSENLESVGTMLDALVSAGINNINGVEFSLSDPTNAMSQAREKAIKEAKAKAQRMALAAGVKLGPLLSLNESNYNPSPRPMMMSVRAESDASTQISPGEQSMSVTVNLSYAIEE from the coding sequence ATGAAAAATTGGATTTTAGGAGGCGCTGCCTCACTTGGAATGGCCGCGTGCAACTCAGGTGGCCCAACCTATATCACGACAGGCAATGCAAACCCACCAAGTATTCAAGTCAGTGCGACAGGCGCGGTTTCCGCGGCCCCAGACCGTGCAACTGTTACGGCAGGCGTGGTCAGTGAGGGGAAATCAGCGCGTGAAGCCATGCAGAATAATGCTAGTTTTATGACGACTGTCTTTGATGCCTTAGAAACGGCAGGCATTGAAAAAAAGAATATTCAGACGAGCCAATTATCGCTTCAACCCCGTTACGATTACAGCAATCGCCAAGCCCCAAAAATTAACGGCTACGAAGCGCGCAATACATTAACGGTGAAGAGCGAAAATCTAGAATCTGTCGGAACTATGCTAGATGCTTTGGTGAGTGCAGGTATAAACAACATAAATGGTGTAGAATTTTCTCTGTCTGACCCAACAAATGCAATGTCTCAAGCCAGAGAAAAAGCGATTAAAGAGGCAAAGGCCAAAGCGCAAAGGATGGCCCTTGCCGCTGGTGTGAAATTGGGGCCGTTGCTCAGTCTGAATGAGAGCAATTATAACCCTTCACCGCGCCCCATGATGATGTCTGTACGTGCAGAGAGCGATGCGTCGACACAAATCTCGCCCGGAGAGCAATCTATGAGCGTAACAGTTAACCTATCATACGCTATCGAAGAATAG
- a CDS encoding NAD(P)/FAD-dependent oxidoreductase, producing MKSVVIIGASHAAAQTCVSLRQGGWEGDITVIGDEAVLPYHRPPLSKDFLSGQKSIDDILIRPAEVYEKAKIDLKLGHRVGSINRHEKSVLTDDGQVFSYDKLVLTTGARIRRLPIAGEDLEGVFYLRDTKDVLAIKAKAETATKAVIIGGGYIGLETAASLRKQGLEVVVLEAMPRILQRVTAPEMSQFYKRIHKEEGVEIFETVIASEIQKTDKGLSVSTSCEKTFQADMVIIGIGVIPNIDLAETAGLNIGNGIEVNAFCQTSDPDIYAAGDVSWHYNAIYDTHLRLESVPNATEQAKVVAQHINGTPKPYNSLPWFWSDQFDLKLQIAGLSTGYDEVIIRGDAETSRNFAAYYFKKGRFIAVDAVNAPRDFMFGKMSLTKGVNLDRSKLANLSIDLKNCVAL from the coding sequence GTGAAATCGGTTGTTATTATTGGGGCCTCTCATGCGGCGGCCCAGACATGCGTTAGTCTCCGACAAGGGGGCTGGGAAGGCGATATAACCGTTATCGGCGATGAAGCGGTTTTACCCTATCACAGGCCGCCTCTATCAAAGGATTTTCTATCCGGCCAAAAATCAATTGATGATATTCTTATTCGTCCAGCGGAAGTGTATGAAAAAGCGAAGATAGATTTGAAGCTTGGTCATCGGGTCGGTTCTATTAATCGTCACGAAAAATCAGTTTTGACAGATGACGGTCAGGTGTTTTCTTATGATAAACTTGTCCTCACAACTGGCGCAAGAATAAGGCGATTACCTATTGCAGGCGAAGATTTAGAGGGTGTGTTCTATCTGCGCGATACAAAAGACGTATTGGCCATAAAAGCAAAGGCTGAAACCGCCACAAAGGCCGTCATCATTGGCGGCGGATATATTGGATTAGAAACAGCCGCGTCTTTGCGAAAACAAGGCCTTGAAGTGGTTGTTTTGGAAGCCATGCCACGGATTTTACAACGAGTGACCGCCCCAGAGATGTCTCAGTTTTACAAGCGTATTCATAAAGAAGAAGGCGTAGAAATCTTTGAGACTGTTATTGCCTCTGAAATTCAAAAAACGGATAAGGGCTTATCCGTTTCGACGTCCTGTGAAAAAACGTTCCAGGCAGATATGGTGATCATTGGAATTGGGGTAATCCCTAATATTGATTTGGCAGAAACGGCAGGACTGAACATTGGAAATGGCATAGAGGTCAATGCATTTTGTCAAACCTCTGACCCCGATATCTATGCGGCCGGAGATGTAAGCTGGCATTACAACGCGATTTATGACACCCATCTGAGACTGGAATCGGTTCCGAATGCGACGGAACAAGCCAAGGTGGTGGCGCAACATATTAATGGGACGCCCAAGCCTTATAATAGCCTGCCTTGGTTCTGGTCTGATCAGTTTGATTTGAAGCTACAAATCGCTGGCCTCTCAACAGGCTATGATGAGGTGATTATTCGCGGTGATGCCGAGACAAGCCGTAATTTTGCGGCTTATTATTTTAAGAAGGGCCGATTCATTGCGGTCGATGCCGTGAATGCCCCGCGTGACTTTATGTTTGGAAAAATGTCCCTGACTAAAGGGGTGAATTTAGACAGGTCAAAGCTCGCCAATCTTTCAATTGATTTGAAGAATTGCGTGGCCCTCTAA
- the glpK gene encoding glycerol kinase GlpK → MSDVILSIDQGTTSSRTLVFSPKGKILFTAQREFPQIYPQDGWVEHDPETIWQSVLKTLQDAHEFCEDNNHQVKGIGITNQRETTLVWNRETGECLYNAIVWQDRRTAAVCRKMAKTFPIEKLNAKTGLLHDPYFSASKIAWILDEVEGARDLAKTGKLAFGTVDCFLIWRLTEGKSHATDATNASRTNLFNIHTQCWDEDLLQLFNVPRSGLADVKDCVADFGTCTVLNEDIPILGVAGDQQAAAIGQACFEVGDIKSTYGTGCFVILNTGEECVTSKNRLLSTICYRLEGQVTYALEGSIFIAGAAVQWLRDGIQIIKSARDTEKYCRSLESNKGVYLVPAFTGLGAPHWDPDARGGLFGLSRDTGRAEIIRATIESVCYQTYDLFTAMAQDGVDPKVLRVDGGMVANDWMVDYLSGVLDIPVERPKVLETTAFGAAALAAIGAGVYDSLDTVKAAWQLDERFEPDMDAETRETVLKAWKSSVEKVLTN, encoded by the coding sequence ATGAGCGATGTTATTTTATCTATTGACCAAGGCACGACAAGTTCGCGCACTTTAGTTTTTTCGCCCAAAGGCAAAATTCTCTTTACGGCCCAACGTGAATTTCCGCAAATTTATCCCCAAGATGGATGGGTTGAACACGACCCAGAAACCATATGGCAATCTGTTCTGAAAACGCTCCAAGATGCCCATGAGTTTTGCGAAGATAATAACCATCAAGTCAAAGGCATAGGCATCACAAACCAGCGCGAGACAACTTTAGTCTGGAACCGCGAAACGGGTGAATGCCTCTATAATGCAATTGTATGGCAAGACCGCAGAACGGCCGCTGTCTGCCGTAAGATGGCGAAAACCTTCCCCATAGAAAAGTTGAATGCAAAAACAGGTCTGCTTCACGACCCCTATTTCAGCGCGAGTAAAATTGCTTGGATTTTAGACGAAGTCGAGGGCGCACGAGACCTTGCCAAGACAGGCAAGCTCGCTTTCGGGACTGTCGATTGCTTTCTGATTTGGCGCTTAACAGAAGGCAAAAGCCACGCCACAGATGCCACCAATGCGAGCCGAACAAACCTGTTTAATATTCACACGCAATGTTGGGATGAGGATTTACTTCAGCTATTCAACGTCCCCCGCTCGGGCCTTGCGGATGTGAAAGACTGCGTCGCTGATTTCGGCACCTGCACCGTATTGAATGAAGACATCCCTATTCTGGGCGTCGCAGGCGACCAGCAAGCCGCCGCGATTGGTCAAGCCTGTTTTGAGGTCGGTGACATTAAATCGACATATGGCACAGGCTGTTTTGTCATCCTAAACACAGGCGAGGAATGTGTGACTTCCAAGAATCGCTTGCTCTCCACGATTTGCTACCGCCTAGAGGGACAGGTTACATATGCGCTTGAAGGGTCAATATTTATAGCAGGCGCCGCCGTCCAATGGCTGCGTGATGGCATACAGATTATCAAAAGCGCGCGCGACACAGAGAAATATTGCAGGAGCCTTGAGAGTAATAAAGGGGTTTATCTTGTCCCCGCTTTCACGGGGCTCGGCGCGCCGCATTGGGACCCTGATGCGCGCGGCGGCTTATTTGGGTTAAGCCGCGATACGGGCCGAGCAGAAATTATCCGCGCCACAATAGAGAGCGTTTGCTATCAAACTTATGACCTTTTTACGGCGATGGCCCAAGACGGCGTAGACCCCAAAGTTCTGAGAGTCGATGGCGGCATGGTGGCGAATGATTGGATGGTGGACTACCTCTCTGGCGTGTTGGATATCCCTGTAGAGCGCCCAAAAGTGCTTGAAACCACAGCCTTCGGTGCAGCCGCCCTCGCTGCAATTGGCGCAGGCGTTTATGATTCGCTTGATACTGTAAAAGCGGCATGGCAGCTTGATGAACGGTTCGAACCCGATATGGATGCCGAAACACGGGAAACCGTATTAAAAGCTTGGAAATCAAGCGTGGAAAAAGTGCTGACAAACTAG
- a CDS encoding sterol desaturase family protein — protein sequence MNGWPIPIEQSVITYLAFTAIIIARYFAIVWPIHWALWKKTPKRARRLSKREPTAATIRNEITLSVLSAFIYALPAAIVVEMWKAGGTALYSGWPQSVWGWLYLPFSIMVYLIVQDSWFYFTHRLMHHRRLFKWTHAGHHRSVQPTPWASFSFDPIEAVSSAWLLPVMALFVPLHIAMALFLLMLMTINAVFNHAGWEVYPERWIRGWWGRHIITASHHNLHHTKFKGNYGLYFRFWDKLCETDIGVD from the coding sequence ATGAATGGTTGGCCAATCCCCATAGAACAAAGTGTCATCACATATCTGGCGTTTACAGCGATAATTATTGCTCGTTATTTCGCCATTGTATGGCCCATTCATTGGGCGCTGTGGAAAAAGACGCCCAAGCGGGCGCGAAGGTTGTCAAAGAGAGAGCCAACTGCCGCCACCATACGGAATGAAATTACCCTCTCTGTCCTTAGCGCCTTTATCTATGCGCTACCTGCCGCGATAGTCGTTGAGATGTGGAAGGCGGGCGGGACGGCGCTTTATAGTGGATGGCCCCAAAGTGTATGGGGGTGGCTATATCTACCATTCTCTATAATGGTTTATTTAATTGTGCAGGATAGTTGGTTTTATTTTACGCACCGCCTGATGCACCACAGGCGTTTATTTAAATGGACACATGCGGGGCATCATCGATCCGTCCAGCCTACGCCTTGGGCGAGCTTTTCCTTTGATCCAATAGAAGCCGTAAGCTCCGCTTGGCTCCTCCCTGTCATGGCGCTGTTTGTTCCGCTTCATATAGCTATGGCGCTATTCCTCTTAATGCTCATGACGATAAACGCCGTTTTTAATCATGCAGGTTGGGAAGTCTATCCTGAGCGCTGGATTCGCGGATGGTGGGGGCGGCACATCATTACTGCCAGTCACCACAATCTTCACCACACAAAGTTCAAAGGAAATTATGGCCTATATTTCAGGTTCTGGGATAAATTATGCGAAACAGATATTGGTGTGGATTAG
- a CDS encoding AbiU2 domain-containing protein encodes MSTNYSESETIIRHFDADLVRAQYSLVIHKTTRAKSNLIRADIAAKLKSDKKIFGNAYITFNHIDLVHQQDAVMAICRMMDATRSTSSVPALIKKLNKTDWLYERCRDIYSQSDSCPVQRQLLNDLVKEKSLSIDIFIRLYKSLEKSSSYQELKKLRDSGLAHRGTQNLPSIATIKMAETCLCHLEKLLKLAYLIFLNTDYDPKLGREHALNDARVFWSLFVLPN; translated from the coding sequence TTGTCGACCAATTACTCGGAGTCAGAAACTATTATCCGACATTTCGACGCTGATTTAGTGAGAGCGCAATATAGTTTAGTAATACACAAGACTACACGTGCAAAAAGCAATTTAATTAGAGCAGATATTGCGGCCAAATTAAAGTCTGACAAGAAGATTTTTGGCAATGCATACATTACTTTCAATCATATAGATTTGGTACATCAACAAGACGCTGTCATGGCCATTTGCCGAATGATGGATGCCACAAGGTCAACGAGTTCAGTACCCGCACTAATTAAAAAATTAAATAAGACCGATTGGCTCTATGAAAGATGTAGAGATATATACTCTCAATCAGATAGTTGTCCTGTCCAGCGTCAACTGTTAAACGACCTTGTTAAAGAAAAGTCTCTGTCTATTGATATTTTCATACGATTATATAAGTCACTTGAAAAATCTTCATCATATCAAGAGCTGAAGAAACTTCGTGATTCGGGCTTAGCTCACCGAGGAACTCAAAACTTACCAAGCATCGCAACTATAAAGATGGCTGAAACATGCCTGTGTCATTTGGAAAAGCTTTTGAAGTTAGCTTACCTTATATTTTTGAACACAGATTATGACCCTAAACTAGGACGTGAACACGCACTAAATGATGCTCGCGTATTCTGGTCTCTTTTTGTTCTGCCAAACTAA
- the uvrB gene encoding excinuclease ABC subunit UvrB, which produces MANITPLRPEANLSMWQPHRPERPEKSEGGKRFRLVSEFEPKGDQPKAIKELCDGLNSIERDQVLLGVTGSGKTFTMAKIIEQTQRPALIMAPNKTLAAQLYAEFKSFFPDNAVEYFVSYYDYYQPEAYVPRTDTFIEKDSSVNEQIDRMRHAATRAILERDDVIIVASVSCIYGIGSVETYTAMTVDLQRGQDMDPRQLMAQLVELQYQRNDLAFQRGSFRVRGDTIELFPAHYDDMAWRFDFFGDEIDSITEFDPLTGKTKREISNVRVYANSHYVTPRPTVQSAMKGIKHELNNTLERFEADGKLLEAQRISQRTEFDLEMMAASGFCNGIENYSRYLTGRAPGEPPPTLFEYLPEDALLFMDESHVSVPQIGAMSKGDFSRKSTLAEHGFRLPSCIDNRPLKFEEWDAMRPQTVHVSATPSDWEMERTGGVFVEQVIRPTGLIDPPVEIRPVSTDGANQVDDVIDEVKKVAARGYRSLVTTLTKKMAEDLTEYMTDQGIRVRYMHSDVDTLERIEIIRDLRLGKFDVLIGINLLREGLDIPECAFVGILDADKEGFLRSETSLIQTIGRAARNAEAKVVLYADKVTGSMDRAMGETNRRREIQEAYNEKHGITPQTVLRGVADIVGDSEAAGKIKDDANKYTPSGQIKRKYLEAAEGEQEPYMGGNLTAIMADLEKRMFEAAENLEFEEAARLRDEMQKLKGQ; this is translated from the coding sequence ATGGCGAACATCACCCCGTTAAGGCCCGAAGCGAATTTGTCCATGTGGCAACCCCATCGCCCTGAAAGACCCGAAAAGTCTGAGGGCGGAAAACGGTTTCGCCTTGTGTCAGAGTTCGAGCCCAAAGGCGATCAACCCAAAGCCATTAAAGAACTTTGTGATGGCTTAAATTCGATTGAACGCGATCAAGTTCTGCTTGGTGTTACGGGCTCTGGTAAAACCTTTACCATGGCGAAAATCATTGAACAGACACAACGCCCGGCTCTGATTATGGCGCCTAATAAGACTCTGGCCGCGCAGCTATATGCAGAATTTAAAAGCTTCTTCCCTGACAATGCCGTCGAGTATTTCGTCTCTTATTATGATTATTACCAGCCCGAAGCCTATGTGCCGCGGACAGATACCTTTATTGAAAAAGATAGTTCCGTAAATGAGCAGATTGACCGTATGCGCCATGCGGCAACACGGGCCATCTTAGAGCGCGACGACGTTATCATCGTCGCTTCTGTGTCTTGTATTTACGGTATCGGATCCGTTGAAACCTATACAGCCATGACGGTTGATTTGCAGCGCGGGCAAGACATGGATCCTCGCCAATTAATGGCGCAATTGGTCGAGCTCCAATATCAACGCAATGACCTCGCTTTCCAACGCGGCTCTTTCCGCGTTAGAGGTGATACAATTGAGCTCTTCCCCGCGCATTATGATGACATGGCATGGCGATTTGATTTCTTTGGAGATGAAATCGATTCGATTACGGAATTTGACCCGCTGACGGGGAAAACTAAACGTGAGATAAGCAATGTGCGAGTCTATGCGAACTCGCATTACGTCACCCCTCGCCCCACGGTTCAATCGGCGATGAAAGGGATTAAACACGAATTAAATAACACGCTTGAGCGGTTCGAAGCAGATGGCAAACTGCTCGAAGCACAGCGCATTAGCCAAAGGACTGAATTCGACCTTGAGATGATGGCCGCTAGTGGGTTTTGTAATGGTATTGAAAATTATTCGCGCTATCTAACCGGCCGCGCGCCGGGTGAACCACCGCCCACCTTATTTGAATATCTCCCAGAAGATGCGCTCCTCTTTATGGATGAAAGCCATGTTTCTGTGCCGCAAATTGGCGCTATGAGTAAGGGCGACTTCAGTCGTAAATCCACGCTCGCCGAACATGGTTTTCGTTTGCCTAGCTGTATTGATAACCGCCCACTTAAATTCGAAGAATGGGACGCGATGCGGCCACAAACTGTGCATGTTTCAGCCACACCGAGCGATTGGGAAATGGAGCGCACAGGCGGCGTTTTTGTCGAGCAAGTTATTCGCCCTACAGGCCTTATTGATCCCCCCGTCGAAATCCGTCCAGTTTCCACAGACGGAGCCAACCAAGTTGATGACGTGATTGACGAGGTTAAAAAAGTGGCCGCGCGCGGCTATCGTTCGCTCGTCACCACTTTGACCAAGAAAATGGCCGAAGACCTAACGGAATATATGACCGACCAAGGCATTCGCGTGCGTTATATGCACAGCGATGTCGACACGCTTGAACGTATCGAAATTATCCGCGATCTGCGGCTTGGTAAATTTGATGTACTCATCGGGATTAACCTCCTTCGCGAAGGTCTCGACATTCCTGAATGCGCCTTTGTCGGTATTTTGGATGCGGATAAGGAAGGCTTTCTTCGCTCTGAAACCTCGCTTATCCAAACGATTGGACGCGCCGCGCGGAATGCCGAAGCGAAAGTCGTGCTTTACGCCGATAAAGTAACAGGTTCGATGGACCGCGCTATGGGCGAAACTAATCGCCGCCGAGAAATTCAAGAAGCCTATAATGAAAAACATGGCATCACACCGCAAACCGTTTTGCGCGGCGTGGCCGATATTGTCGGCGATAGCGAAGCGGCGGGAAAAATCAAAGACGATGCGAATAAATACACACCCAGCGGTCAAATCAAACGCAAATATCTTGAAGCCGCTGAGGGTGAGCAAGAGCCTTATATGGGCGGCAACCTCACAGCCATTATGGCCGATCTCGAGAAGCGCATGTTCGAAGCCGCTGAAAATTTAGAGTTTGAGGAAGCGGCAAGGTTGCGTGATGAAATGCAAAAATTGAAGGGACAGTAG